A part of Planococcus sp. MB-3u-03 genomic DNA contains:
- a CDS encoding MGMT family protein, producing the protein MQPFTKKAIDVMKNIPQGKIMSYGQVAHAAGSPRSARQVARILHSMSEKHNIPWHRIVNAKGEIAIKDGEGRYTQQLLLEEEGLCFEEEGKVSLSHYQHFPDL; encoded by the coding sequence ATGCAGCCATTTACGAAGAAAGCGATCGACGTCATGAAAAACATACCGCAAGGCAAAATAATGTCATACGGGCAAGTGGCACATGCTGCCGGGAGCCCGCGTTCTGCCCGCCAAGTCGCGCGGATTCTTCACAGCATGAGTGAAAAACACAATATCCCTTGGCACAGAATCGTCAATGCGAAAGGCGAAATCGCCATCAAGGACGGGGAAGGGCGCTATACCCAACAACTGCTATTGGAAGAAGAGGGGCTTTGTTTTGAAGAGGAAGGAAAAGTCTCTTTAAGCCACTATCAA